A portion of the Vreelandella subglaciescola genome contains these proteins:
- the tsf gene encoding translation elongation factor Ts — MAAISASQVKELRERTGLGMMECKKALTETDGDIEVAIENLRKNSGLKAAKKADRTAAEGAVVTRVADDGSYGVMVEINSETDFVARDDNFTAFTSTIVDAFFAAKSEDVAAVMDGELETTRERLVQKIGENISVRRAVVIDAGAGNTVGEYVHGGRIGVLTVLNGGTSEAAKDVAMHVAAINPSVARPDDMPQEELDQEKAIILAQPDMAGKPENIAEKMVQGRLKKYLAENSLTEQPFVKNPDQSVAEYVKAAGGEVTSFTRFEVGEGIEVEEVDFAKEVMEQAGRS, encoded by the coding sequence ATGGCAGCTATCAGCGCCTCTCAGGTTAAGGAACTGCGCGAGCGTACCGGTCTTGGCATGATGGAGTGTAAAAAAGCACTCACTGAAACCGACGGCGATATCGAAGTCGCGATCGAGAACCTGCGCAAGAACTCCGGCCTAAAAGCCGCGAAGAAAGCCGACCGCACCGCCGCCGAAGGCGCCGTTGTAACCCGCGTTGCCGATGACGGCAGCTACGGCGTTATGGTCGAAATCAATTCCGAAACCGATTTTGTTGCCCGCGATGACAACTTCACCGCGTTTACCAGCACCATCGTTGACGCCTTTTTCGCGGCGAAAAGCGAAGACGTGGCCGCGGTCATGGACGGTGAGCTGGAAACCACCCGCGAGCGGTTGGTGCAGAAAATCGGCGAGAACATCAGCGTACGTCGTGCCGTCGTGATCGATGCCGGCGCAGGCAACACCGTAGGCGAGTACGTACACGGCGGTCGTATCGGCGTGTTGACCGTGCTCAACGGCGGTACTTCTGAAGCGGCCAAAGACGTCGCCATGCACGTCGCGGCGATCAATCCGAGCGTTGCACGTCCGGACGACATGCCGCAGGAAGAGCTGGACCAGGAAAAAGCGATTATTCTGGCCCAGCCGGATATGGCCGGCAAGCCGGAAAACATCGCCGAAAAAATGGTTCAGGGCCGGCTGAAGAAATACCTGGCGGAAAACAGCCTGACCGAGCAGCCGTTCGTCAAGAACCCTGATCAAAGCGTGGCCGAGTACGTCAAGGCCGCCGGCGGTGAAGTCACCAGCTTTACCCGCTTTGAAGTGGGCGAAGGCATTGAAGTCGAAGAAGTCGACTTTGCCAAGGAAGTCATGGAACAGGCTGGCCGTAGCTAA